The DNA region AGATTTATGTCGGGTTCGAAGTGCGTAAAAGTTTCTTCTTTCGGCAATCTCAAGTATTTTACAAAAGCAAATAAACCGAAAGGCGCTTCGGACCGCTGTCTGGATTGCATACATGAACCAAATTGTCCGTATTCGGCCAAGAAAATCTACATGAGCTTCGCGAACAAAGGGCATTTCTGCTGGCCGGTGGATACAATAACAAATGATTTAACCGTAGAAGGCGTGCTCAACGCCATCAAAACCGGTCCTTACGGCAGATGTGTTTATTCATGCGATAATGATGTGGTTGACCATCAGGTAGTAAATATGCTTTTTGAAGACGGGAAAACAGCGACATTTACAATGACCGCTTTTACCGAATTGACCAACAGAAGAACCAGAATCTTTGGAACAAAAGGCGCGATTGATGGTGACGGGACGAAAATTAAAATATACGATTTTCTCACCGACAAAAAAGAAGAAATAGATACAACGCCGGCAGACAGTTCGATTTATGTCGGACATGGCGGCGGCGATGAAGGCCTGATGAATAATTTCATATCCGCACTTGCCGGAAACGACCGCAGTAAAATATTGACCGGACCTGATGAAACACTTGAGTCGCATTTGATGGTTTTTGCGGCCGAAAGATCCCGGCGAAATGGAAATATAGTTTCAGTGGAAAATTGAAGAATATGAAAGACGTATTTCACGAAGTTGATTTTTGCGTTGTTGGCGGAGGATTGGCTGGTTTATGCGCAGCTGTTTCTGCCGCCCGGCATGGCGTAAAGGCGGCTTTGATTCATGACAGGCCTGTTCCGGGTGGCAACGCTTCAAGCGAAATCAGAATGTGGCCGGCCGGCGCCCGTGGAGAAAATAATAGAGAGACAGGTATAATTGAAGAAATCATTCTGGAAAATTACTATTTAAATCCGTTATCAAATTACAGTATCTGGGACAGCGTTCTTTACGGCAAAACAAGGTATCAGGACGGCATTATATTGCTTTGCAACTGCTCTTGTGTTGGTCTTGAAATGCGGGACAATCAGATTGCATCCGTAAAGGCGTGGCAGCTTACCACTGAAACACGGCATACAGTTAAAGCCAAAATTTTCGCCGATTGTTCGGGCGACAGTATTTTAGCGCCCATGTCTGGAGCGGAATTTAGTATCGGCAGGGAATCTTCAAAAGAATTTAATGAAGATATTGAGCCTTCCGCTGCGGATAAAAATACGATGGGACTAAGTTGTCTGATTCAGGCGAGGGAAACGTCTTCATATCAAAAATTCATACCGCCGAAATGGGCTTACAAATACGCGAAAGATGAAGATTTGCCCAACCGCCCGCATAGAATCGATGAGACTAATTATTGGTGGATTGAAGTCGGCGGCGTAAACGACAGCATTCACGATACAGAGCAAATAAAAGATGATCTTGTGAAAATCGCGTTTGGCGTTTGGGATCATATAAAAAATCATGGCGACCATAACGCAGATAACTGGGCTTTGGACTGGGTTGGTTTTCTGCCAGGCAAACGTGAAAGCAGGCGTTATGTCGGCGACTATATTCTTACGCAAAATGATATTCGTGCGGAAGGGAAGTTCGATGATATAGTGGCTTATGGCGGCTGGCCGATGGACGACCATGACCCAAAAGGATTCAAACAGCCGGGTAATCCAACGATTTTTCATCCTGCTCCTTCTCCTTATGGGATTCCGTACAGGTGTCTTTATTCGCGCAATATTGAAAATCTTATGTTCGCGGGACGAAATATAAGCGTTACTCATGCTGCTTTAAGTTCAACTCGTGTAATGCGGACATGCTCCATTATCGGTCAGGCAGTTGGAACAGCGGTATCTATCGCTCTGCGAAAACAAACAACACCAAGAGGCGTTTACAATAAGCATATAAAAGAATTGCAGCAAATACTCATGGAAGACGATTGCTATATTCCATGGCATACTCGGCCTGTTCCGGAATTATCACGACAGGCTGAATTGACAGCATCACAAGGCGATCCTGAACCATTAAGAAATGGAATTGATCGGCCTGCGGGTAATAATGATAATGGATGGATGGGAAAGTTAGATTCATGGATTCAATATTCTTTCAAAGAGCCGAAAAATATAAAACAGGTTTGCCTGATATTCGATAGCGACCTTAATCGCAATAACATGGCGTTGAGATGCTGCTATCCGCTCGACATAGAGCCGTATGGCGTGCCTAAAACCATTATCAAGAAATTTAAAATTGAAACTCAAACAGAAACCGGCAAATGGGAAACTGTATTTAGCGAGGATAATAATTATCAAAGATTTGTACGCGTCTCGATTTCTGTTTGCACAAAAGCGGTCAGATTTATACCACAGGCAACATGGGGTTCGGAAAATGCGCATTTATTTGCGTTTGATGTTAGATAAATTTTGAAAGGAATTAAAGTCATGAATAAAACAATTATCACTATGGTCGTTATTTTTTGCGTATCTTTCTCGGCAGCTCATGCGGGCAAAAAATTAATTTATGTTGGTATCGATAAACCGGATGTAAATTCGCTGCCTCAAATCGTAGACCAGATGGAACAGACGCCTTTTGACGGCTGGACATTTGGTATTACATCAAAAAATCCTCATTTATCGTTGTTGGACGGCAGGCCGCGTAAATTTGACTTTACATGGGGAAGCTGGAGTAATCGCGTTTTCACACAAGACGAAATACAAAGTTCCATCGACAGTTTCAAAAATACAAAATTCAAGAAATTAACAGATAATTTTGTTTACCTCTGTGTTACGCCCGGCAATATCGATTGGTTTGATTCGTTTGATGCTATTTTAAACAATGTCGGCCTGGCTGCGTTAATCGCGAAAGAAGGCGGTATTAAAGGCGTTTTCTTCGACCCTGAAGAATATGAAACGCCGTTATGGAACTATCAAAAACAAAAAGATGTAAAAACGAAAAGTTTCGACGAATATGCCGCACAGGTTAAAAAACGCGGCGCCGAAGTAATGCAGGCTTTTCAGAAAGTATATCCGGATATTACAGTCATGCTGGCTTTCGGACACTCGGCAAATTATTGGTATGAAGCCACAGATAATAAAGGCAATAATTTTTCCAAATGCAGCGGCGATCCGAATAAATTGCATTATGCTGATTATGGTTTGCTTTCTCCCTTCTTAAATGGAATGGTGGAAGCCGCAGGACCAAAAGTGAAAATTGTTGATGGTTGGGAAAACGCCTATTTCTTTTTGCGAGCCAAAGAATTTGCACAGGGGCGAGCAATTGTTGATGAAAAAGTTTTGCCGTTTGTTTCAGATAAAGAAAAATATTCAAAAGTTTACCAATGCGGTTTTGGCGTCTGGCTTGACGCCAACTGGCTTGATGGGAAAAATCGAGACGATTATCCCGCTGACGGCAGAAAAGAATACCCTGGCTGGGGCAACACTGATTTTACACGAAACTATTTCCAGCCCGAAGAAATTGAAATGTCTTTGAAAAACGCGTTTAAATATTCAGACGAATATGTCTGGCTGTATGTCGAACGCCTGTTTTACTATGGCAGTATAAAAAATGTGCCGGATGCGTATATTGATGCAATCCGCAGAGCCAAAGAAAGCATTAAAAATTAGCTTCAATTTTGAAAAATAATATGGATTCTAATGTGATAAATATAGAAAACAGCCGTCAGCTTTTTATAGATGATTATCTGATTGAAAAAAGCAGTGGAGTAAGTTTCGGCATAAACCCGCCGATTAAGACTTATGAAAAATGTGTCATTGCTGAAAAACCATGGGAAGATGTCATGGTCGGTCCATACGGCACCGTTATGGATGACAGCGGCGATTACAGGATGTGGTACGAATCATACTCAAAGGCCGAAGATGGCAAAGCATTGGGATTTTTGTGTTATGCGCAGTCAAAAGATGGAAAAAACTGGGAAAAACCTAAAATAGGAAAAATCCCTTTTAACGATTCAGTTGAAAATAACATCGTATTTCCTCATCCAGGTAAATTGTATCATGGCGGAACCGTTTTTAAAGATCTGACCGCTGATGACGCTCATAGATACAAACTTGTTTATGCGATTGGCGGAGACGGCCTTTTCGGAGCGTACTCACCAGACGGAATTAATTGGTCAACTTATGACACTCATCTGTTAAAGCATCAATGTGATACTCAAAATGTATGTTTTTGGGACAGTCGCATAAAAAAATACGTCGCTTATGTTCGGCACAATGTTCCGATTCGTAACCCCAATGTAATCAGAACAGTTGGAAGAAGCGAAACATCTGATTTCATGAATTGGCCTGTGGTTGAAACGGTACTTACGTTTGACAAAGATGACCCGTCAGATATGGATATGTATAATTCGGCAGCAGTTAAATATGCTCGCGCAGACGATGTTTATATTATCATCACAAGCTGCTATCATCATAACGAGGATGTTCTTATTCCCCAACTTGCTGTCAGCAGAGATGGAATCGCCTGGAAGCGAATTGAGAGAAAGCCGTTTATTGAACTTGGTAAAGATAACGCATTCGACAGGGCAATGATACATACCTGCGTTGGTCAAATAATTAAAGATAATGAAATATGGATTTATTATCGAGGTATTGAAATGAAGCATAATCAGCCTTATGCTTTGACAGAATTTGGTGGTACTATAAGCAGAGCGATTTTAAGAATTGATGGTTTTGTTTCAGCCAATGCCGGTTTGCAGGAGGGTTCAATTTTGACAAAGCAATTGAAATTTTCCGGCAGCCGTATGGAAATTAATTGTCAAACAGAACAGGATGGTTTCCTGAAAATAAAAATAGAATCCGGCAGGCAATGTGTCGAATCTGAAGTTTTGACAGGCAATATGATTGATAAAAACATAAATTTAGACGCAAAGAAATTGAGTGCACTTAGCGATACTCCTGTAAAAATTACATTTAAAATGAAAAATGCAAAGCTATATTCATTTTGTTTTAAGAGTTAAAAGATGGCAAGTGAAAATATAATAACAAATTCAATCGGAATGAAACTGGTTTTAATCAGGGCGGGAGATTTTTTGATGGGTTCTCCTGAAACAGAAATTGACCGCGACTCCGATGAAGAACCGGTTCATCCTGTTAGATTAAGCAATTATTATATGTCAGAATGTTTGGTTACTCAAAAACAGTTTGAAAGTGTTTTGGGTCATAACTACAGTATTTTCAAAAATCCGGCTAATCCTGTGGAAATGGTTACAAAAACTGAAGCCGATACTTTCTGCAGGAAGTTATCAGAAATGGAAGGAAGAAATTATTCGTTACCAAGTGAAGCACAATGGGAATATGCGTGCCGTGCTGGTTCGTATTTCTCATATAGTTATGGTAATGATGTTGAACAGCTTAAAGATTTTGCCTGGTTTAAGCAAAACTCCGATAACCATACTCATCCGGTCGGCACCAAAAAAAACAATTCATTCGGACTGTACGATATGCATGGAAATGTTTGGGAATGGTGCTTGGATAAATGGCAGGAAGCCGGCTATGATCCCGAAGACAAGATAGATCCAATTTGTACAAAAGGGTATATCTTTGTCATACGCGGCGGTTCTTATTTGAATGAACCTCAAGCACTGCGATGCGCAAAACGGTTTGGATATAATAATCAACGAAATTCAACCGTTGGATTTAGAGTTATTTTAAAAAGATAAGGAAATAATTAAATGGATAAGAACAGAATAAATGAGCTGATTTCAATTTATCGTGATGGCTTATTGAATGATACTCTTGCCTTTTGGCAAAAACATTCGCCGGACAAAAAATACGGAGGCTTTCTGACATTTCTCGATGCTGACGGCACAATCGTCGGGTCGGATAAACAGGTTTGGGCACAAGGGCGAATAAGCTGGGTTTTCAGCAAGCTCTATAACACAGTTGAAAAACGCAAAGAATGGCTCGACCTGGCAAAACACGGGATTGATTTTATTCTTAAATGTACTTTCGATACCGACGGCCGCATGTTTTACAGCGTAACAAGAGAAGGCAAGCCGCTAAGGAAAAGAAGGTATGTATTTTCAGAATGTTTTGCTGTAATTGCATTTGCTGAATATGCCAAAACCACAGGCAGCAGCGAATTCAAAAAACGCGCTGATGATTTGTATAAATTGATTCTTCGTTACAGCAGCACTCCCGGTCTTCTCGAACCCAAACTTATCCCGCAGACAAGGCAGCTTAAATCGCACGCGATGCCGATGATACTTCTCTCAATAACGCAGGTGCTTCGGCAGGTAAACGATGACCCGATTTACAAAAAAGTTGTTGATGACGCTTTGTATGAGATTGAACATCATTTTATGAAACCAGAATTTAAGGCTCTGCTGGAAAGTGTTGGTCCCAATGGAGAATTTATTGATGAGCCGATGGGCAGAACTGTAAATCCGGGCCATGCGATTGAAACGGCGTGGTTCATTATGGAAGAGGCAAGGGCACGCAAGGATAAAAAACTGGTTGATCTTGCCTGCAAAATCCTCGATTGGTCGCTTGATATCGGCTGGGATAACAAATACGGCGGGATTTTTTATTTCAGAGATGTTAAAGGTTTTCCGTGTGAGCAGTACGAGCACGATATGAAACTCTGGTGGCCGCATAATGAAGCTATTTACGCGACA from Planctomycetaceae bacterium includes:
- a CDS encoding Gfo/Idh/MocA family oxidoreductase, producing MSLVKVVLLGAGSRGNVYSNYIQQHSGDVELVGLAEPREYYRNQFAQKHKIPKENVFEDWQGLASKDKFADAVIIALQDSIHVEPAVAFAKKGYHILLEKPMATTEQGCRQIVDAVKKANIIFGVCHVLRYTPYSQKLKNILDSGRIGEIVSIQHLEPVGYWHQAHSFVRGNWRNESQSTFMLMAKSCHDLDWIRFMSGSKCVKVSSFGNLKYFTKANKPKGASDRCLDCIHEPNCPYSAKKIYMSFANKGHFCWPVDTITNDLTVEGVLNAIKTGPYGRCVYSCDNDVVDHQVVNMLFEDGKTATFTMTAFTELTNRRTRIFGTKGAIDGDGTKIKIYDFLTDKKEEIDTTPADSSIYVGHGGGDEGLMNNFISALAGNDRSKILTGPDETLESHLMVFAAERSRRNGNIVSVEN
- a CDS encoding FAD-dependent oxidoreductase, coding for MKDVFHEVDFCVVGGGLAGLCAAVSAARHGVKAALIHDRPVPGGNASSEIRMWPAGARGENNRETGIIEEIILENYYLNPLSNYSIWDSVLYGKTRYQDGIILLCNCSCVGLEMRDNQIASVKAWQLTTETRHTVKAKIFADCSGDSILAPMSGAEFSIGRESSKEFNEDIEPSAADKNTMGLSCLIQARETSSYQKFIPPKWAYKYAKDEDLPNRPHRIDETNYWWIEVGGVNDSIHDTEQIKDDLVKIAFGVWDHIKNHGDHNADNWALDWVGFLPGKRESRRYVGDYILTQNDIRAEGKFDDIVAYGGWPMDDHDPKGFKQPGNPTIFHPAPSPYGIPYRCLYSRNIENLMFAGRNISVTHAALSSTRVMRTCSIIGQAVGTAVSIALRKQTTPRGVYNKHIKELQQILMEDDCYIPWHTRPVPELSRQAELTASQGDPEPLRNGIDRPAGNNDNGWMGKLDSWIQYSFKEPKNIKQVCLIFDSDLNRNNMALRCCYPLDIEPYGVPKTIIKKFKIETQTETGKWETVFSEDNNYQRFVRVSISVCTKAVRFIPQATWGSENAHLFAFDVR
- a CDS encoding formylglycine-generating enzyme family protein → MKLVLIRAGDFLMGSPETEIDRDSDEEPVHPVRLSNYYMSECLVTQKQFESVLGHNYSIFKNPANPVEMVTKTEADTFCRKLSEMEGRNYSLPSEAQWEYACRAGSYFSYSYGNDVEQLKDFAWFKQNSDNHTHPVGTKKNNSFGLYDMHGNVWEWCLDKWQEAGYDPEDKIDPICTKGYIFVIRGGSYLNEPQALRCAKRFGYNNQRNSTVGFRVILKR
- a CDS encoding AGE family epimerase/isomerase, producing the protein MDKNRINELISIYRDGLLNDTLAFWQKHSPDKKYGGFLTFLDADGTIVGSDKQVWAQGRISWVFSKLYNTVEKRKEWLDLAKHGIDFILKCTFDTDGRMFYSVTREGKPLRKRRYVFSECFAVIAFAEYAKTTGSSEFKKRADDLYKLILRYSSTPGLLEPKLIPQTRQLKSHAMPMILLSITQVLRQVNDDPIYKKVVDDALYEIEHHFMKPEFKALLESVGPNGEFIDEPMGRTVNPGHAIETAWFIMEEARARKDKKLVDLACKILDWSLDIGWDNKYGGIFYFRDVKGFPCEQYEHDMKLWWPHNEAIYATLLAYHLTGDEKYAQWHKKVHDWAYAHFPDKKHGGWFGYLHRDGSVSSTTKGNMWQGPFHLSRMQLYCWKLLEEMAKSAK